In Massilia violaceinigra, one DNA window encodes the following:
- a CDS encoding TlpA family protein disulfide reductase, with product MGILFVVCGIAVVLVLTLAGVSKFGRAPETASAMREFGVPARWADWAAPVLPAAELGIAICLLTPGVARAGALAATVFMALVTMLVTAALLQNKHPSCNCFGQVRAAPVSWGVALRSLLLTLCAAYLLWTGRAQLDQGLLAETSKLAATLGAAVLASLAVACIFLLQGWLSLNLVRQQGRLLLKIDNLEQRLAAAGIPEHQSAPLTGPLPGSAAPAFSAVTLAGAPVASNTLFGHGTPSLLLFVSADCAPCKDLLTDLLAWRGAHHPHDRLVTVTSGTPQANRDKLGGLIGADALLQEEREINALFRVVATPSALLLAADGSIAAPIAIGKDQIMALVQGTRARDGAGLHGRHIAYS from the coding sequence ATGGGTATCCTGTTCGTCGTATGCGGCATCGCGGTGGTGCTGGTCCTGACCCTGGCCGGCGTGTCCAAGTTCGGCCGCGCTCCCGAGACCGCCAGCGCCATGCGCGAGTTCGGCGTACCCGCGCGATGGGCGGATTGGGCCGCTCCGGTGCTGCCTGCGGCGGAGCTCGGCATTGCCATCTGCCTGCTGACGCCAGGCGTGGCACGGGCCGGCGCGCTGGCGGCGACCGTGTTCATGGCGCTGGTGACCATGCTAGTGACGGCCGCGCTGCTGCAAAACAAACATCCCAGCTGCAACTGCTTCGGACAGGTGCGTGCCGCGCCGGTCAGCTGGGGCGTCGCCCTGCGCAGCCTGCTGCTGACCCTGTGCGCCGCTTACCTGCTGTGGACCGGGCGCGCACAGCTCGATCAGGGGCTGCTGGCAGAAACCAGCAAACTGGCGGCGACACTTGGCGCGGCCGTGCTGGCGTCGCTGGCCGTGGCCTGCATCTTTCTGCTCCAGGGCTGGCTGTCGCTGAACCTGGTGCGCCAGCAAGGGCGGCTGCTCCTGAAAATCGATAACCTGGAGCAGCGCCTGGCCGCGGCCGGCATCCCGGAACACCAGTCCGCGCCACTGACCGGCCCCCTGCCCGGCAGCGCCGCGCCCGCGTTCAGCGCCGTCACCCTGGCGGGGGCGCCGGTCGCCTCAAATACGCTGTTCGGCCACGGCACACCGTCGCTGCTGCTGTTCGTGAGCGCCGACTGCGCACCGTGCAAGGATTTGCTGACCGACCTGCTGGCATGGCGCGGCGCGCATCATCCCCACGACCGGCTGGTGACCGTCACCAGCGGAACGCCCCAGGCCAACCGCGACAAGCTCGGTGGCCTGATCGGCGCCGATGCCCTGCTGCAAGAGGAACGGGAAATCAACGCCCTGTTCAGGGTGGTGGCCACGCCAAGCGCCTTGCTGCTTGCCGCCGACGGCAGCATCGCGGCACCGATCGCCATCGGCAAGGACCAGATCATGGCGCTGGTCCAGGGCACCCGGGCGCGGGACGGCGCCGGCCTGCACGGGCGGCACATCGCCTATTCCTGA
- a CDS encoding phosphatase PAP2 family protein, translating into MINFHPRVRSFVAARLSPEGELGLHVTIGAILMMLAAALFGNLAADVVSHDDITELDAVLANWFHGYKDSIWTGPMLFITNTHDVLGVSLMATALGLYFYLKKARYWLICLVLAVPGGQLLNVMLKYIFQRARPSFDEPLLTLSTYSFPSGHTLGATVFYGLLAAYLVCVVPRWRVRILVVLGACTMVALVALSRVYLGAHYLSDVLGAMVEGCGWLAVCITACSTLRRRRAARISE; encoded by the coding sequence GTGATCAATTTCCATCCCCGCGTACGCAGCTTCGTCGCCGCCCGCCTCAGTCCCGAAGGCGAGCTCGGCTTGCACGTCACCATCGGCGCCATCCTGATGATGCTGGCCGCCGCGCTGTTCGGCAACCTGGCGGCCGACGTCGTCTCGCACGACGACATCACCGAGCTCGATGCCGTCCTGGCGAACTGGTTCCACGGATACAAGGACAGCATCTGGACCGGCCCCATGCTGTTCATCACCAATACCCACGACGTGCTGGGTGTGTCGCTGATGGCCACCGCGCTGGGGCTCTACTTTTACCTCAAGAAAGCGCGCTACTGGCTGATTTGCCTGGTGCTGGCGGTGCCGGGCGGGCAGCTGCTCAACGTCATGCTCAAGTATATTTTCCAGCGCGCCCGGCCGAGCTTCGACGAGCCGCTGCTGACCTTGTCCACCTACAGCTTCCCCAGCGGCCACACCCTGGGCGCGACCGTGTTCTACGGCCTGCTGGCGGCCTACCTGGTGTGCGTGGTGCCGCGCTGGCGCGTGCGCATCCTGGTGGTGCTGGGCGCCTGTACGATGGTCGCCCTGGTGGCCCTGAGCCGGGTCTACCTGGGCGCCCATTACCTGAGCGACGTGCTGGGCGCCATGGTCGAAGGCTGCGGCTGGCTGGCGGTGTGCATCACCGCCTGCTCGACCCTGCGCCGGCGGCGCGCGGCGCGCATCAGCGAGTAA
- a CDS encoding response regulator — protein MASQKILVVDDSLVQRLIVAELLQAHGHRVILATDGVEAVAMARSELPDLIVMDVIMPNLNGFQATRAITNDETTWHIPVILLTSKDMDSDRVWALRQGATAFLNKPLDHAALLELVNTLE, from the coding sequence ATGGCTAGTCAAAAAATCCTCGTCGTCGACGATTCGCTGGTACAGCGCCTGATCGTCGCCGAACTGCTGCAAGCCCACGGGCACCGCGTCATCCTCGCCACCGACGGCGTCGAAGCGGTGGCGATGGCGCGCAGCGAGCTGCCGGACCTGATCGTCATGGATGTCATCATGCCCAACCTGAACGGCTTCCAGGCCACGCGCGCCATCACCAACGATGAAACCACCTGGCATATCCCGGTCATCCTGCTCACCAGCAAGGACATGGATTCGGACCGCGTCTGGGCACTGCGCCAGGGCGCGACCGCGTTCCTGAACAAGCCGCTCGATCACGCCGCGCTGCTCGAGCTGGTCAATACGCTGGAATAG
- a CDS encoding metallophosphoesterase family protein has product MRTLVHLSDLHFGRVDEKLLAPLRELVERIAPDVVVVSGDLTQRAKSEEFEAAKAWLDTLPGPQIIVPGNHDISLYNVFRRFLQPLTRYKRYITDDLDPIYVDEEIAVLGVNTARSLTFKDGRVNDEQVAMIRKQLKGLDPAITRIIVTHHPFDLPKTEDDDDLVDRAPAAMQAFADCGVDLLLSGHMHTSHAGNTSERYQMSEYAALVVQAGTATSTRGRGEVNSFNVVRVEHQRVEVDRYGWDEVGMQFSLMKTEPFLRSGNIWAGHTEGLMASGI; this is encoded by the coding sequence ATGCGTACTTTGGTTCATCTTTCAGACCTGCATTTCGGCCGGGTCGACGAAAAACTGCTGGCGCCGCTGCGCGAGCTGGTCGAACGCATCGCGCCGGACGTGGTGGTGGTGTCGGGCGACCTGACCCAGCGCGCCAAGAGCGAGGAATTCGAGGCGGCCAAGGCCTGGCTCGACACCTTGCCCGGTCCGCAGATCATCGTGCCGGGCAATCACGACATTTCGCTGTACAACGTGTTCCGGCGCTTCCTGCAGCCCCTGACGCGCTACAAGCGCTACATCACCGACGACCTCGATCCGATCTACGTGGATGAAGAAATCGCGGTCCTGGGCGTGAACACCGCGCGCTCGCTGACCTTCAAGGATGGGCGCGTGAACGACGAGCAGGTGGCGATGATCCGCAAGCAGCTCAAGGGGCTCGACCCGGCGATCACGCGCATCATCGTGACCCATCATCCGTTCGACCTGCCCAAGACCGAGGATGACGACGACCTGGTCGACCGGGCGCCGGCGGCGATGCAGGCGTTTGCCGACTGCGGGGTGGACTTGCTATTGTCGGGCCACATGCATACCAGCCATGCCGGCAACACGTCGGAGCGTTACCAGATGAGCGAGTACGCGGCGCTGGTGGTGCAGGCGGGCACGGCGACGTCGACGCGCGGCCGGGGCGAGGTGAACTCGTTCAACGTGGTGCGGGTCGAACACCAGCGCGTGGAAGTGGACCGCTATGGCTGGGATGAAGTAGGCATGCAGTTTTCACTGATGAAAACCGAGCCCTTCCTGCGGTCCGGGAATATCTGGGCGGGCCATACCGAAGGCTTGATGGCCAGCGGAATCTGA
- a CDS encoding diacylglycerol/lipid kinase family protein: MTPIAVIINGSAGSGHDDERAAELRDKFAAHGLDADVTLARGGSELIEAAKAARASGKQIVVAGGGDGTINAVASQLVGSEVAFGVLPMGTLNHFAKDLGIPLALDEAIRNVAQGRRTQVDVGEVNGTIFLNNSSLGLYPDIVRDREKQQRRLGRGKWLAACWATVTALRRYPFLSLRLTVGDQEHARRTPFVFIGNNEYTMQGLSVGERQRLDAGKLSLYVAQRPGRLGLLRLGWSALWGSLAQERDFDVLTVENMEIATRHTRLRVATDGEVTVMTTPLRYRIRPAALTVVVPT, encoded by the coding sequence CTGACCCCGATCGCAGTCATCATCAACGGCAGTGCCGGCAGCGGCCACGACGACGAGCGCGCCGCCGAGCTGCGCGACAAATTCGCCGCCCATGGCCTGGACGCGGACGTCACCCTGGCGCGCGGCGGCAGCGAGTTGATCGAGGCGGCCAAGGCGGCGCGCGCCAGCGGCAAGCAGATCGTGGTGGCCGGCGGCGGCGACGGCACCATCAACGCGGTCGCCTCGCAGCTGGTCGGCAGCGAGGTCGCGTTCGGCGTGCTGCCGATGGGCACCCTGAACCACTTCGCCAAGGACCTCGGCATTCCGCTGGCGCTCGACGAGGCGATCCGCAACGTGGCGCAGGGCCGCCGCACCCAGGTCGATGTGGGCGAGGTGAACGGCACGATTTTCCTGAACAATTCCAGCCTCGGCCTGTATCCCGACATCGTGCGCGACCGCGAAAAGCAGCAGCGCCGGCTCGGCCGCGGCAAGTGGCTGGCGGCCTGCTGGGCCACCGTGACGGCGCTGCGCCGCTATCCGTTTCTCAGCCTGCGCCTGACCGTGGGCGACCAGGAACATGCACGGCGCACGCCGTTCGTCTTCATCGGCAATAACGAATACACGATGCAGGGCCTGAGCGTGGGCGAGCGCCAGCGCCTCGATGCCGGCAAGCTGAGCCTGTACGTGGCGCAGCGTCCCGGCCGCCTGGGTCTGCTTCGGCTGGGCTGGAGCGCCCTGTGGGGCAGCCTGGCGCAGGAACGCGATTTCGATGTACTTACGGTGGAAAACATGGAAATTGCCACCCGCCACACGCGTTTGCGCGTGGCCACCGATGGCGAAGTGACCGTCATGACGACTCCGCTGCGTTACCGGATTCGTCCGGCCGCGCTGACGGTCGTTGTCCCAACTTGA
- a CDS encoding mandelate racemase/muconate lactonizing enzyme family protein: MADFSPESARAAPLTIVRVEAWKVRMPYLAPMQSSRGRLEVGEKVLLRLTALDGTVGLGEASIIFPARDGECADSVFRRLAEVTGPLLLGQDGARIVTILQTLAGLSSERHAFPTSLCAIDLALHDLKARHLGIPVADLLGGATRERFALSRSMAMPDERTAVQSACTLAEMGYRLLTLKGSADWRHDIRMARAVQRAVGASARIEIDPNQAWHCKAALAVDAALQECELECIEQPCAWWDIEAMQLITERAHAPIAADESVLSPADAMRVVRARAADIITVKLAKSGGLRASSAIVAIAEAGGLQCNLGSKHTLGVGSAALLHFAAAHPAVGEFVGYGSALERFVGDIINETIDIRDGQARLPPGPGFGVTLNEEAIARFSLASADLSAERARAR; encoded by the coding sequence ATGGCTGATTTTTCCCCTGAAAGTGCGCGTGCCGCGCCGCTGACCATCGTGCGGGTCGAGGCATGGAAGGTGCGCATGCCGTATCTCGCGCCCATGCAGTCTTCGCGCGGGCGCCTGGAGGTGGGCGAGAAGGTGCTGCTGCGCCTGACCGCGCTCGATGGCACCGTGGGCCTGGGCGAGGCCTCGATCATTTTCCCCGCGCGCGACGGCGAGTGCGCCGACTCGGTGTTCCGCCGCCTGGCAGAGGTCACCGGCCCGCTCCTGCTGGGCCAGGACGGCGCGCGCATCGTCACCATCTTGCAGACCCTGGCGGGCCTGTCCTCGGAACGCCATGCCTTTCCCACGTCCCTGTGCGCCATCGACCTGGCGCTGCACGACCTGAAGGCGCGCCACCTCGGCATCCCGGTTGCCGACCTGCTCGGCGGCGCGACCCGCGAACGCTTTGCCCTCTCGCGCAGCATGGCGATGCCGGACGAACGCACGGCGGTGCAATCGGCCTGCACGCTGGCCGAGATGGGCTATCGCCTGCTCACCCTCAAAGGCAGCGCCGACTGGCGCCACGACATCCGCATGGCGCGCGCCGTGCAGCGCGCCGTGGGCGCCAGCGCGCGCATCGAAATCGATCCCAACCAGGCGTGGCACTGCAAGGCGGCGCTGGCCGTCGATGCCGCCTTGCAGGAGTGCGAGCTCGAATGCATCGAGCAGCCGTGCGCCTGGTGGGATATCGAGGCCATGCAGCTGATCACCGAACGCGCGCATGCGCCCATCGCGGCCGATGAAAGCGTCCTGAGTCCGGCCGACGCGATGCGCGTGGTGCGCGCGCGCGCGGCCGACATCATCACGGTCAAGCTGGCAAAATCGGGCGGCTTGCGCGCCTCCTCGGCCATCGTGGCGATCGCCGAGGCAGGGGGGCTGCAGTGCAACCTGGGCTCGAAACATACCCTGGGCGTGGGCAGCGCGGCCCTGCTGCACTTTGCCGCCGCCCATCCCGCTGTCGGCGAGTTCGTGGGCTACGGTTCCGCGCTCGAACGCTTCGTCGGCGACATCATCAACGAAACCATCGATATCCGGGATGGCCAGGCGCGGCTGCCGCCTGGTCCCGGCTTCGGGGTCACGCTGAACGAGGAGGCTATCGCGCGCTTCTCTCTTGCTTCGGCCGATCTGTCGGCCGAACGGGCACGCGCGCGGTGA
- a CDS encoding sulfate ABC transporter substrate-binding protein, which translates to MLLKKISQSLIALTLLSQAAIAADVTLLNVSYDPTRELYQDVNAAFAKQWKAKTGDNVSVKQSHGGSGKQARGVIDGLEADVVTLALAYDIDAIAERGSVSPQWQKRLQHNSSPYTSTIVFLVRKGNPKGIKDWNDLVKPGIAVITPNPKTSGGARWNHLAAWGYALRQPGATEATAKEFISKLYKNVPVLDSGARGATTTFVERGIGDVLIAWENEALLAIKELGPDKVDIVAPSLSILAEPPVSVVDKVVDKRGTRKVAEAYLQFLYTDEGQEIAAKNYYRPVVPKIAAKYAAQFPKVKLFTVDEVAGGWTKAQKAHFADGGVFDQIYLTGKK; encoded by the coding sequence ATGCTGTTAAAAAAAATAAGCCAGTCCCTGATCGCACTGACCCTGCTGTCACAAGCTGCCATCGCCGCTGACGTTACCTTGCTCAATGTGTCGTACGATCCGACCCGCGAGCTGTACCAGGACGTCAATGCCGCGTTTGCCAAGCAATGGAAGGCCAAGACGGGCGACAACGTCTCGGTCAAGCAATCGCACGGCGGTTCGGGCAAACAAGCCCGTGGCGTCATCGACGGGCTGGAAGCGGACGTGGTCACGCTCGCGCTGGCCTATGACATCGACGCCATCGCCGAGCGCGGCAGCGTGTCGCCCCAGTGGCAAAAGCGCTTGCAGCACAACAGCTCCCCCTACACCTCGACAATCGTGTTTTTGGTCCGCAAAGGCAATCCGAAAGGCATCAAGGATTGGAACGACCTGGTCAAGCCGGGTATCGCCGTGATCACGCCGAACCCCAAGACCTCGGGCGGAGCGCGCTGGAACCACCTTGCGGCCTGGGGCTACGCCCTGCGCCAGCCGGGCGCCACTGAAGCGACAGCCAAGGAATTCATCAGCAAGCTGTACAAGAACGTACCGGTGCTCGATTCGGGCGCGCGCGGTGCGACCACCACGTTTGTGGAACGCGGCATCGGCGACGTGCTGATCGCGTGGGAAAACGAAGCGCTGCTGGCGATCAAGGAACTCGGCCCGGACAAGGTCGACATCGTTGCGCCATCGCTCAGCATCCTGGCCGAGCCGCCGGTGTCGGTGGTGGACAAGGTGGTCGACAAGCGCGGCACGCGCAAGGTGGCGGAAGCCTACCTGCAATTCCTGTACACCGATGAAGGCCAGGAAATCGCGGCCAAGAACTACTACCGTCCGGTGGTGCCGAAGATTGCCGCCAAATACGCCGCGCAGTTCCCCAAGGTCAAGCTGTTCACCGTTGACGAAGTTGCCGGCGGCTGGACCAAGGCCCAGAAGGCCCACTTTGCCGATGGCGGCGTGTTCGACCAGATTTACCTGACCGGCAAGAAGTAA